One stretch of Hemibagrus wyckioides isolate EC202008001 linkage group LG01, SWU_Hwy_1.0, whole genome shotgun sequence DNA includes these proteins:
- the LOC131352004 gene encoding toll-like receptor 13 isoform X2 produces MKYTVATQNMGMYKPVTVCSSLCFCLRVILYFSTSAGVTALISKRCMTFEEHLLRDVHTVCSPQPGLGPYGECNVLDFRKDLLELETGIRFLCIYGDATVIPANAFSHLATLEFLEIRGYNLRRVQSGAFSGLFNLKYLYVAFSSSDCSNIVLDTPVFAGLDHLEEISLMGFQFSGIPNSTFEHLVSLVKLSLDTVCVKKLSEVLCNVPNEMTHLKYLEVIDSGITSIRKRGCPSWPTAVLAGIQVLDLSKNSIKKIEAHSLVAFQNLSRLSLNFYGVWLGEIWESGIGKVSNIALSGASLKEYSTNCKEVCQLVSNINLHSLELSYIRLDSLSMEDLKDCGKELKVLSIYNTKVQQLDPGFWRSIAGIQTVELVRMALSEASFCAAANGTVWNVTTLNLMNNLLTVVKTHQFVCTPLLEQLLLNGNAIATLEPEAFSGLRHLKILKLNLNRIKILAANDFQSLCSLEVLLLDENVIERIENGVFRNQKELREITFGRLEYVYVLYLNLLFYGLPENLERLSIDAYVGTNLFLGNAGRPNKSLIFELKGDQLTLGDNYSPFLESVREFKLSGITFYFKYDFFVPYFSHLESLELTANPEQTVQNYTEISKLRYLKRLKLINLNFLNLPDPSITFWNLDRLQILVLYNCRLNILTKAMFRDLHSLELLHLYSEKPLILQDGMFDAMPVLKAVVIERVVFRCDCQADWFLEWAQNTRAKVINLPEQQCVWRYQKLNLLSTMEKLCQTDRQYLCYLGTVNLISLLLVSALSYRFAYWPCMVLIFRLRGYTERKFGKAWRRRRQRHRGDELEVEEDMKYDAFVSFSHRDEAWVFEELAPRLEEQGQPRLRLCLHNRDFEVGKGIVDNIAESIYSSRRTMCVLSRQYLRSDWCSLEMRMATYRLLEEQKHRLILIFLEHISPFELSTFHRK; encoded by the exons atgaaatatacagTAGCTACTCAGAATATGGGTATGTATAAGCCAGTAACTGTGTGTtcgtctctgtgtttctgcttGAGAGTCATTCTGTATTTTAGTACGTCTGCTGGTGTCACTGCTCTCATTAGTAAACGCTGCATGACTTTTGAAGAGCATCTCCTCCGTGACGTTCATACAGTCTGCTCTCCTCAGCCTGGGCTTGGTCCCTATGGCGAATGCAACGTCTTGGACTTCCGAAAGGATCTCTTGGAGCTTGAAACAGGAATCCGATTTCTTTGCATTTACGGTGATGCTACAGTCATTCCAGCTAATGCTTTCTCGCACCTTGCAACCTTAGAATTTCTGGAAATCCGTGGATATAATCTCAGAAGGGTTCAGTCTGGTGCCTTTTCTGGCCTTTTCAACCTTAAATATCTGTATGTTGCTTTCAGTTCCTCTGATTGCAGCAATATTGTATTGGACACTCCTGTTTTTGCTGGATTGGATCATCTAGAGGAAATATCCTTAATGGGATTTCAGTTTTCTGGCATTCCCAATAGCACATTTGAGCATCTGGTCAGTTTAGTTAAGTTATCTCTggacactgtatgtgtgaaaaaACTTAGTGAGGTTTTATGCAATGTCCCAAATGAAATGACCCACTTAAAATACCTAGAAGTGATTGACAGCGGCATCACTTCCATCAGAAAAAGAGGCTGTCCATCATGGCCTACAGCTGTGCTGGCAGGAATACAAGTTTTAGATCTTAGTAAAAactctattaaaaaaatagaggCCCACTCTTTGGTAGCGTTTCAAAACCTTTCAAGGCTTTCTCTAAATTTTTATGGTGTATGGCTAGGAGAAATTTGGGAGTCTGGAATTGGAAAAGTGAGCAACATTGCGTTGTCTGGAGCTTCTTTAAAAGAATATTCTACCAACTGCAAAGAAGTGTGCCAACTAGTTTCTAACATCAATCTCCACTCTCTTGAGCTATCCTATATACGCCTAGATTCACTGTCAATGGAAGATTTAAAAGATTGTGGAAAAGAACTTAAAGTGCTTAGTATATATAATACCAAAGTCCAGCAGCTGGACCCAGGATTCTGGAGAAGCATAGCGGGAATACAGACAGTGGAGTTGGTCAGAATGGCACTGAGTGAAGCCTCATTCTGTGCTGCTGCCAATGGGACTGTTTGGAATGTAACTACTCTGAATCTAATGAACAATCTGCTAACTGTAGTCAAAACACACCAGTTTGTTTGCACCCCTTTACTCGAGCAGCTTCTTCTTAATGGAAATGCGATTGCGACACTAGAACCGGAAGCGTTCAGTGGTCTGCGTCATCTTAAGATTCTCAAACTTAACTTGAACAGGATCAAAATACTTGCTGCCAATGActttcagtctctctgttcTCTAGAAGTTCTCCTTCTGGATGAAAATGTGATTGAGAGAATTGAGAATGGGGTATTTAGAAACCAGAAGGAGCTGCGTGAAATTACATTCGGAAGGTTGGAGTACGTCTATGTATTATATCTGAACTTGTTGTTTTATGGGCTTCCGGAGAACCTGGAGCGTCTCAGTATTGATGCATATGTTGGGACTAATCTCTTTTTGGGAAATGCTGGAAGACCCAATAAAAGCCTCATATTTGAATTAAAAGGAGACCAGCTCACCCTTGGAGACAACTATTCTCCCTTTTTGGAATCTGTCCGAGAGTTTAAGCTGAGTGGAATCACCTTTTATTTTAAGTATGACTTTTTTGTTCCTTATTTTTCACATCTTGAATCCTTAGAGTTGACAGCTAATCCTGAGCAGACAGTCCAGAATTACACAGAAATCAGCAAATTGCGTTATCTCAAACGCCTCAAACTCATCAACCTTAATTTCTTAAACCTCCCTGATCCCAGTATAACCTTCTGGAATCTGGACCGGCTACAGATCCTTGTACTCTATAACTGCCGCCTGAATATTCTGACGAAGGCGATGTTCAGAGATCTGCACTCACTGGAGCTGTTGCATCTTTACAGTGAAAAGCCTTTAATCTTACAGGATGGGATGTTTGATGCCATGCCAGTTCTGAAAGCTGTTGTGATTGAAAGAGTGGTCTTTCGATGTGACTGTCAGGCTGACTGGTTCCTAGAATGGGCGCAGAACACACGAGCAAAGGTGATCAATCTGCCGGAGCAGCAATGTGTCTGGCGTTACCAGAAACTGAATTTATTGTCCACTATGGAAAAGTTATGTCAGACAGATAGGCAGTACTTGTGCTATTTGGGCACTGTCAACCTCATCAGTCTACTGCTTGTAAGTGCTCTTAGCTATCGCTTTGCTTACTGGCCTTGCATGGTCCTCATCTTCCGACTTCGAGGATATACGGAAAGGAAGTTTGGCAAAGCTTGGAGGAGGAGAAGGCAAAGGCACAGAGGGGATGAACTAGAAGTTGAAGAAGACATGAAATATGATGCATTTGTGTCATTCAGTCACCGTGATGAAGCTTGGGTCTTTGAGGAGTTGGCCCCACGGCTGGAGGAACAAGGCCAACCCAGGCTGCGACTCTGCTTACACAACAGAGACTTTGAG GTGGGAAAGGGGATAGTTGATAACATAGCAGAGAGCATCTACAGCAGCAGGCGTACGATGTGTGTGCTAAGTCGTCAGTATCTGCGAAGCGACTGGTGCAGTCTGGAGATGCGAATGGCGACATATCGACTGCTTGAAGAACAGAAGCATCGTCTCATTCTCATCTTTCTTGAGCACATCTCCCCATTTGAGCTCAGCACTTTTCaccg CAAATAA
- the LOC131352004 gene encoding toll-like receptor 13 isoform X1, protein MKYTVATQNMGMYKPVTVCSSLCFCLRVILYFSTSAGVTALISKRCMTFEEHLLRDVHTVCSPQPGLGPYGECNVLDFRKDLLELETGIRFLCIYGDATVIPANAFSHLATLEFLEIRGYNLRRVQSGAFSGLFNLKYLYVAFSSSDCSNIVLDTPVFAGLDHLEEISLMGFQFSGIPNSTFEHLVSLVKLSLDTVCVKKLSEVLCNVPNEMTHLKYLEVIDSGITSIRKRGCPSWPTAVLAGIQVLDLSKNSIKKIEAHSLVAFQNLSRLSLNFYGVWLGEIWESGIGKVSNIALSGASLKEYSTNCKEVCQLVSNINLHSLELSYIRLDSLSMEDLKDCGKELKVLSIYNTKVQQLDPGFWRSIAGIQTVELVRMALSEASFCAAANGTVWNVTTLNLMNNLLTVVKTHQFVCTPLLEQLLLNGNAIATLEPEAFSGLRHLKILKLNLNRIKILAANDFQSLCSLEVLLLDENVIERIENGVFRNQKELREITFGRLEYVYVLYLNLLFYGLPENLERLSIDAYVGTNLFLGNAGRPNKSLIFELKGDQLTLGDNYSPFLESVREFKLSGITFYFKYDFFVPYFSHLESLELTANPEQTVQNYTEISKLRYLKRLKLINLNFLNLPDPSITFWNLDRLQILVLYNCRLNILTKAMFRDLHSLELLHLYSEKPLILQDGMFDAMPVLKAVVIERVVFRCDCQADWFLEWAQNTRAKVINLPEQQCVWRYQKLNLLSTMEKLCQTDRQYLCYLGTVNLISLLLVSALSYRFAYWPCMVLIFRLRGYTERKFGKAWRRRRQRHRGDELEVEEDMKYDAFVSFSHRDEAWVFEELAPRLEEQGQPRLRLCLHNRDFEVGKGIVDNIAESIYSSRRTMCVLSRQYLRSDWCSLEMRMATYRLLEEQKHRLILIFLEHISPFELSTFHRLAKLVKSHTYLDWPQDEAERTHFWERLRRNIAEGEMDAQ, encoded by the exons atgaaatatacagTAGCTACTCAGAATATGGGTATGTATAAGCCAGTAACTGTGTGTtcgtctctgtgtttctgcttGAGAGTCATTCTGTATTTTAGTACGTCTGCTGGTGTCACTGCTCTCATTAGTAAACGCTGCATGACTTTTGAAGAGCATCTCCTCCGTGACGTTCATACAGTCTGCTCTCCTCAGCCTGGGCTTGGTCCCTATGGCGAATGCAACGTCTTGGACTTCCGAAAGGATCTCTTGGAGCTTGAAACAGGAATCCGATTTCTTTGCATTTACGGTGATGCTACAGTCATTCCAGCTAATGCTTTCTCGCACCTTGCAACCTTAGAATTTCTGGAAATCCGTGGATATAATCTCAGAAGGGTTCAGTCTGGTGCCTTTTCTGGCCTTTTCAACCTTAAATATCTGTATGTTGCTTTCAGTTCCTCTGATTGCAGCAATATTGTATTGGACACTCCTGTTTTTGCTGGATTGGATCATCTAGAGGAAATATCCTTAATGGGATTTCAGTTTTCTGGCATTCCCAATAGCACATTTGAGCATCTGGTCAGTTTAGTTAAGTTATCTCTggacactgtatgtgtgaaaaaACTTAGTGAGGTTTTATGCAATGTCCCAAATGAAATGACCCACTTAAAATACCTAGAAGTGATTGACAGCGGCATCACTTCCATCAGAAAAAGAGGCTGTCCATCATGGCCTACAGCTGTGCTGGCAGGAATACAAGTTTTAGATCTTAGTAAAAactctattaaaaaaatagaggCCCACTCTTTGGTAGCGTTTCAAAACCTTTCAAGGCTTTCTCTAAATTTTTATGGTGTATGGCTAGGAGAAATTTGGGAGTCTGGAATTGGAAAAGTGAGCAACATTGCGTTGTCTGGAGCTTCTTTAAAAGAATATTCTACCAACTGCAAAGAAGTGTGCCAACTAGTTTCTAACATCAATCTCCACTCTCTTGAGCTATCCTATATACGCCTAGATTCACTGTCAATGGAAGATTTAAAAGATTGTGGAAAAGAACTTAAAGTGCTTAGTATATATAATACCAAAGTCCAGCAGCTGGACCCAGGATTCTGGAGAAGCATAGCGGGAATACAGACAGTGGAGTTGGTCAGAATGGCACTGAGTGAAGCCTCATTCTGTGCTGCTGCCAATGGGACTGTTTGGAATGTAACTACTCTGAATCTAATGAACAATCTGCTAACTGTAGTCAAAACACACCAGTTTGTTTGCACCCCTTTACTCGAGCAGCTTCTTCTTAATGGAAATGCGATTGCGACACTAGAACCGGAAGCGTTCAGTGGTCTGCGTCATCTTAAGATTCTCAAACTTAACTTGAACAGGATCAAAATACTTGCTGCCAATGActttcagtctctctgttcTCTAGAAGTTCTCCTTCTGGATGAAAATGTGATTGAGAGAATTGAGAATGGGGTATTTAGAAACCAGAAGGAGCTGCGTGAAATTACATTCGGAAGGTTGGAGTACGTCTATGTATTATATCTGAACTTGTTGTTTTATGGGCTTCCGGAGAACCTGGAGCGTCTCAGTATTGATGCATATGTTGGGACTAATCTCTTTTTGGGAAATGCTGGAAGACCCAATAAAAGCCTCATATTTGAATTAAAAGGAGACCAGCTCACCCTTGGAGACAACTATTCTCCCTTTTTGGAATCTGTCCGAGAGTTTAAGCTGAGTGGAATCACCTTTTATTTTAAGTATGACTTTTTTGTTCCTTATTTTTCACATCTTGAATCCTTAGAGTTGACAGCTAATCCTGAGCAGACAGTCCAGAATTACACAGAAATCAGCAAATTGCGTTATCTCAAACGCCTCAAACTCATCAACCTTAATTTCTTAAACCTCCCTGATCCCAGTATAACCTTCTGGAATCTGGACCGGCTACAGATCCTTGTACTCTATAACTGCCGCCTGAATATTCTGACGAAGGCGATGTTCAGAGATCTGCACTCACTGGAGCTGTTGCATCTTTACAGTGAAAAGCCTTTAATCTTACAGGATGGGATGTTTGATGCCATGCCAGTTCTGAAAGCTGTTGTGATTGAAAGAGTGGTCTTTCGATGTGACTGTCAGGCTGACTGGTTCCTAGAATGGGCGCAGAACACACGAGCAAAGGTGATCAATCTGCCGGAGCAGCAATGTGTCTGGCGTTACCAGAAACTGAATTTATTGTCCACTATGGAAAAGTTATGTCAGACAGATAGGCAGTACTTGTGCTATTTGGGCACTGTCAACCTCATCAGTCTACTGCTTGTAAGTGCTCTTAGCTATCGCTTTGCTTACTGGCCTTGCATGGTCCTCATCTTCCGACTTCGAGGATATACGGAAAGGAAGTTTGGCAAAGCTTGGAGGAGGAGAAGGCAAAGGCACAGAGGGGATGAACTAGAAGTTGAAGAAGACATGAAATATGATGCATTTGTGTCATTCAGTCACCGTGATGAAGCTTGGGTCTTTGAGGAGTTGGCCCCACGGCTGGAGGAACAAGGCCAACCCAGGCTGCGACTCTGCTTACACAACAGAGACTTTGAG GTGGGAAAGGGGATAGTTGATAACATAGCAGAGAGCATCTACAGCAGCAGGCGTACGATGTGTGTGCTAAGTCGTCAGTATCTGCGAAGCGACTGGTGCAGTCTGGAGATGCGAATGGCGACATATCGACTGCTTGAAGAACAGAAGCATCGTCTCATTCTCATCTTTCTTGAGCACATCTCCCCATTTGAGCTCAGCACTTTTCaccg CTTGGCTAAGCTGGTCAAATCACACACCTATCTGGACTGGCCACAGGACGAGGCAGAGAGGACACACTTCTGGGAACGTCTGAGAAGAAACATTGCTGAGGGGGAGATG GATGCTCAGTAA